Genomic segment of Vitis riparia cultivar Riparia Gloire de Montpellier isolate 1030 chromosome 19, EGFV_Vit.rip_1.0, whole genome shotgun sequence:
ataaaaaatagaattaaagatgataaattatttttatttgttactttaaacttattttatttattttaactcatcaatataaaaattaaataattttaaaatgtataagtttgTACTTTtcgaaaccaaatataacctaaaagtTTATGTTAAAAGTTGTGTTGGTGGAAGAGAATGTAAAGATATAAGATAAGATataaataatcatatcaaatttaACTAAGTAATGAGAGAGAGAAATTTAACTACAAAGTAATGAATGAGAGAGAGGTATAAAACAATCATATCAAATTTAACTATAAAGTAATGAGAGAGAGTAACTTAACTACAAAgtaatgagagagagagagagagagagagagagagagcctaACCGGAAGCAATAGTGGAGAAAACTAGCAAGAAAGCTATATTGAAAGTCATCTCCTTTAgtcatgaaaattaaatatctttgcAGGACAAGTGCACAAACCTCCTCTAGCAAGCAATATTTATAGGGGAGGGGTGCACCAACCTCCTCTAGCACGCAATATTTGTaggtgggattttttggatATGGTAAAGTCAATGCAGGTTGACAATGACTTGATGATTTTTGTACTTCTAAGAAAATCTTAATGGATATTGGAAATTCCATGTAGATTCATTGTAGCCAATAGGATTTAGATTGAGGTGAGAAAATCTCCCTACAACCAAGTAGGGATTTAGATTTAgaaattaatgaattttcaaattaattattatttatatagaagaagaaaaataattaaaataaatttttaaaaaaaataaaaaaccattaactttaaatttatttttcattttttatttctttatgcctttttgaagatttcatgagcaaaccttcatatatcatttttctctttgtatgGAAAACAAACTATAATGGAACAGATCCAAGTTCGGGTACATAGCCAGATAGCTTCAGCTGCCCATCTAGCTCAACCAGCAAAGTGTAAATCTCGTCAGAAGCCAGGTGAGATTTATCAGAAGCTGCAAACTGATGAATTTTTCTATCCATTTCAATCCAACTGGACCCGGGGCTCGTCTTCTCCACTCCTAGTTCCTTCATTGTTGCCCTGATATTCGCTACCTCGCTCCATCGATTTACTTCTGCATACATGTTAACCAAAAGGGTGTAATACCCGCTATTGTTTGGCTCCAAAACCTTCAATTCATTGACTGCAACTTGAGCAATCTTCAAGTTCCTATGAAGCTTGCAGCCACCCAACAATGCACCCCATATAACAGAATTTGGTTCCATTCTCATGCTCCTTACCAATTCCAATGCATCTTCTAGCAGACCGGCCTTGCCCAATAGATCAACCATGCAACCATAGTGTTCAATCTCGGGAGGGATGGAAAAATCACGGCTCATGCTTAGAAACCTCTTGCGACCTTCTTCAACAAGTCCTGCGTGAGTGCAGGCGCCTAGAACACTAATGAAAGTAACCCCATTTGGTTTGATTTTCTCCCTCTGCATCCTGCTAAACATGGCCAGCGCTTCTTCTGCATAACCGTGAACTGCAAGCCCTTCGATTATTGAGTTCCAACAGAACAGGTTCTTCTTCCGCAATTTAAAGAATACCACAAGGGATTTGTCTAAGCTCCCACACTTGGCATACATGTCAATCAATGCAGACCCGATATAAACATCAAGATCAAACCCCATTTCCATTGCATAGAGATGTATTTCCTTTCCTAAGTCAAGTGCTCCAAGATGGGCACAGGCTGAAATAACAGTTGCCATGGTTACCTCATCAGGGCTGATCCCATTTGTCTGCATCTCATTAAAAACTGCTAAAGCTTCTCTATACTGTTTGTTCTGAGAATAGCAAGCGATCATGGTTGTCCATGAAATTATATCCCTGTTGGGCATTTGACTAAACAACAGCTCCGCAGATTCCACGTTCCTCAATCTTGAATACCCATCAATCATAGCATTCCATGATGCAGTGTTCCTCTCcggcatttcatcaaacaactGCCTCGCAGAACTCATATCCCCAGTCCTGGCATGAACCGAAATCATCGtggtccatgcaaaaacatctCTCGCAGACATTTCATCAAACACCCTCCTCGCCTCAACAATTTTACCAGCATTCCCATACAAATCAACCAAAGCAGTCTGAACAAACACATGAGAATCAAACCCATGTTTCCAAATATGACCATGCACAGCTTCTCCAAACCCCAATTCAGATACCAAGCTACAAGCCttaaccaaggatgaaaatgtaAAACTAGTAGGGGAGACTTGAGCTTGGACCATATCTAAATAACAGTCTAGAGCTTGAACTGGATGATAACATTGAACAAGGGCCCTGATCATGGCATTGTACACAAAAACATTGGGCTCCTGCATGTGGGTAAATGCTAGAATTGCATAATCTATTCTATGAAAGATGGAACATGCAGCGATGAATTGATTCATCAAGAAACAGTCTTGGTTTGCATTGGCCTTGATCATGGAGGCATATACAGATTCCAGCTCCTTGACCATGGAACATTTCTTGATTTGCTGAGCTAGGTAGTTGAAGTTAGTTATAGTTTTGGCATATGTAGGAGTCATTGATTCAAACAAATGTATAAACTACAGGTATATATCAATggttaaaggagaaaaaaataattattccatgtttgaatttaaaaaataactcatttttaacCTTCAATAGTtagattatttatatataagtttttaaataaaagattatttgaaaaaacaaaagtaaaaatatttttttttttaccgaAAATGagcatttttaagttttaaaaaaatgaggattaaatttataaaatggtGATTATTTCTTCccatttaatcaaataacccatttaaaaaatacCATAGTTTTGAttacttattttacttttacaattaaataatatttggttttttaatttaatattaaatgcaATTTACTTGCTAACTTTTGaataatttacttttaacttttttttttacttatttaaaaaaaatttattaaatagaaaatatcaaaatattttaaatgttaaaaataactttttaaaacaatcaaaataCAATCTCAATATAATCCTAACTTTATTAATACTTGatacttaatttaaataaaatagtaaaaaagtaaataatttaatatttaataccgTTAGGTTGTATTTacaattaagttaaattaagttttatttaaatttacgtcaaaaaaaacaaacactatttaatcttttcaaaatatgaatttactttttatattaaaaatatttacactAATTAAACTCATTTTCTTAAAGATAAGTTCACTTTTTACACTAAATTCGCCTTTATACATGAAACCGAaacgattttttaaaaaaggaattttaaaaaatttgttgtaCCCATgcaaaattcattcttttttaaaatggttgGATTTTTTTGGTATGGGGTGGAACCAATAAAGGTTCCAATAACCTAGACATAGAAGAGAGACAAGTTAtacaatttcaaaaataaaattttagtgaTATACCTAGACATTAAGATTATGGTAAtcttaattttggaaattagaaattagaaattatataaCTTGATTCATTTAATCTTTTCATGGTGAAAACTCGatccataaaaataattataaatataagtaattattcttattaaatTTGACAATAATCTAGTCTTAATTATAAAAGCACTTGTAAAATATGGAGCATAATCTTATAAAGTAGATATTAAAAAGGGAAAACCATGGGAAGacattaatgaaataaaaataaaaatatgttaaataaatAGACATGAAGGGTCAAAGACTCAAAATACAAAAAGCAACAGCTAAGAAccataaaatacataaataaggaattaattgatttggaatttaattaccttattttcttttataaaaataaataaaaaagttgtcttcattaagtaaattaataacttaaaatggcttaataacttaatttaagtataaatatgtttagtaaaataatttaatggtacagctgaaaagtaaaaaacaatcaacttattcttaaatcgatatattcattttacttttttacatcatttattttaattacttcTATGATCTTCTTTGTTACTCCATAACCTCAGATGTTACTCAACCTCTTTTTCTCTAATTATggtttatgataataaatatatcaatttgatgatttaaaataagttttaaattaattttatcaaataaccttaattcttaaaataaaaattaagtaataaattctaagttaacaatttaaatataatttaacttaaagtcaacttaagtcattaagtaataaatattaagttttactaacCATAGAgtgtttaataaatcaatttaattacttaataactttatttaaattattaagtagaTTAAACATATCTAGTAAAACAACTTAGtatcataacttaaagttaaaaataactttaaatattaagttaaaataattaacttattcataATCTCAAATCTATTTTTGTCTTACTTATCCATATTTAGTGAGAGTATATTTAACAACCATGATTCCACATCtataacccattttttttatggtaagTTACTCTTAttgatcaattttaatatttaaagtaaaaactaaataataagttttaagttaacaatttaaaaactatttaagctaaatttaatttttatcaaacacctaattttaattagattttagATAATATAAACGAgatttcatatttgaaaaaaaaaaacatataaacaaacaccaccttaatcaATAATacatacaaattttaattactatcttatctttaaataatttaatggtacaacttaaagtaaaaaacagtcaacttattcttaaatcgagatattcattttacttttttacctcatttattttaattacttcTATGATCTTTGTTATTCCACAACCTATGTTACTCAACCTCCTTTTCTCTAGTTATggtttatgataataaatatatcaatttgatgatttaaaataagttttaaattaattttatcaaatgaccttaatacttaaaataaaaattaagtaataaattttaatttaacaacttaaatataatttaacttaaagtcaacttaagtcattaagtaataaatattaagttttactaaccataggatgtttgataaatcaatttaattacttaataactttatttaaattattaagtagaTTCAACATATCTagtaaaacaacttaatatcataacctaaagttaaaaataactttaaatattaagttaaaataattaacttattcataatctcaaatatatttttgtcttatttattcatatttagtGAGAGTATATTTAACAACCATGATTCCACATCTATAACCCATTTCTTTTAAGATAAGTTACTTTTATTGaccaactttaatacttaaagtaaaaactaaatgataagttttaagttaacaatttaaaaactatttaagcTAAAATCAacgttaaataataaatattattttttatcaaacacctactttcaattaaattttagataatttaaacAAGATttcatatttggaaaaaaaaaaaaaaagaaacatataaacaaacaccaccttaatcaATAATacatacaaattttaattactatcttatctttaaattttattgacatttatgaaaatatgaaagagtGGCTAATTAAACTTGATAGAACAAATACGCCAAAAATAGGAAtatcaaagaggaaaaaaagggaaagaaaataaaatctatttaattaatccaaggaaattaaatataaggaaTGCCAAAATAGAACaaacttgatttaaaaaataggaaTCAAAAGAGGCATCAAACCAACGTAAGAAAAAAATCTAGCTTGTTTCCATATTTAAATGGAccaaagtttaaaaataaaataaaaattaaaaattaaaaatctaaccGATGTGGTTTAGCTTATATATATTAGTGCTTCTCAAGAAAAGCTGAAAAACACAAAGGCCTAGTACTGTATTAATCAACTGAAGATCGAGAGAAATGGCTTATACTTCTAGCTCTTGTTCTTCCtctttcttcctcctcctcctcctcctcaccATCTTCCTCTCCATCTTCTCCCACCACCATCTTCACCCATCTCTTTTTGCAGAAGCAGCTGATCCAGCGTTGATCACTGGCCTCTGCAAGAACACAAAGGAGCCACCAGTCTGCCAAGCCTGCCTGAAAAATGGCCCCTCCGACGTGCCATCACTGGCCAAGGTGGCCACTGGGTGTGCCAGGGTCACCATCCACTCCTTCTATGACCTCTCATCTAAGATGGCTAGGAGCACCCCACCTGGAGAACTGAAGGATGTGCTTGATGACTGTGCCATGAACTCCTCCTTGGCTGCAGACGAGCTTGATGGGCTGATTGATTTGATTGACTCAAAAGATTATCGTTCTGCTATTGATTACATTCCAAGCCAAGTAAACCATTTGGTGGATTATTGCTTCAACAACTTCTACATGCATCCAAAGCTGACCATGCCCAAGCAGCTCTATGATGCTGCAGCGAATTCTGATAGGGATCTCAATACTATTTCTGCAATCTTGTCTACTCTTGTTTGGTAGTACATGTAGTGAGAGGAAATCAAGGGCAGAAACCCCAGGAGGGATTTCagtttttttgtagttttttggAGAAGAATAATGGAGTTATGCAACTTTCTTTGAAATGTTATGAGTTTTTTGCAgtgattgcttgattttttcttttaaaaaaataataataaagtacaataaaatattatgagttTAGTCTATTATATCGGGATTCAAGTTCAAAGGGGTTCTCACAATTAAAAacctacatatatatatatatatatatatatatatatatatatatatatatataattttcttctctaaCTGATGTAGAATGTCACGAGACAACAtctatatatcatatatgagaaaaaattcatgaatttatatatatatatatataaatagatagATTCCCGacacaattttaattaaatatattaattttaagtatgaaataagatataatttcatgtttttccaTATGTATCGATTCGAGTTATTTTCATTGAAGAAGACTGTACACATAAAACTCTATGTATGTAAACGTGCCATTTTCCATGAACTTTCATTTTGGAAGCTAGAACTTAGGGTACCTCAAAATAAAGACACGTGTCAAAAGTAGATGTCCCGGAGAATCGACAAGGCCGCATAAATTGACTGCCCACACCTTCTGAATCTGCCACGTCATCGTCAACCTTCTCCACCAGACAGGCCCCCAATATTTCAGATACTCCGTCAACCTCCACATCCagaataataaattgaaaaaataaaattaaaaataaaatccagTAGTAATCGGAGTTATCATCGTCTCTTCATCTTCGACCTCGCAAATCTTCAATGGACTCCGATCACTGGTCGTCGCGTCTTGCGGTTGCGAAGAGGCAGTACATGCTTCATCAAACCAACAAATCTCATtcaggtattttttttttaaaaaaaaaaaattgtttgaagctCTGATGtgtggaattattattattttttttttttgagaatattgttgaattttatgttttatatttttgcttTTTGATTGGTAGATCGGTTGTGCATCGATGATTTGGAGGTGGAAGACGATATTCCGTGCCCGTATTGTTACGAAGATCACGATATCGCCTCGCTGTGCTCGCATCTCGAGGATGAACATTCTTTCGAATCCAGAGTCGCCGtgagttttagtttttttttttggttttatttatgttttttgatATGGGAATAATGAATTTTGGCGTTTATATGTGAATCAAGCTCTGTTTGTTTCCcggtaaaattatttatttattttttatgcatgAACAATAAAAGTTGACTTGTAGGTAACAATTTCTCAAGGAGACTGTTTTGGAGAAGTGAATAGCTGGAAAAGCTTTTGCAACGTGAAACACAATTTGAGtgtttagttatttatttatttttgagttgtGATTTTATTGGGGAacaattgatttgattttgatatCTGTAAGaggaaacataaaacaaaagggACAAAAGGGGTTAGATTGAGAGGAGGAGGAATTGAGCTGCTTTTATGAGGATTTTCATAGATTGATAGCTATTATGAGTTTCTTTGGGGGGAAAGATTGAAGAGAGCTGATTGGTTTCTACTGAATCTTACCGGCAAGCCCCACAAGTTCCAACAGTTGAATGATTGTGCGcagttgatacttgattatTCTAGGACAGCAATAAGCAATTCAATGCGGTTTCCTACCCTTTATCTATGAACACCCCCTTCCATCCTAGTGAAGATCAAATTGGAGCCTTGGTGTTTGATACAATCCCTTAGAGACTTTGTCAAAAGGAAAGTCGGCACGTTTGATCCATTAATCTTTTTCATGTCATGAGTTGTGGAAGTTTGTGGTCTTTGATTGGGATTGGAGGAGGGCTTCTTGATTTCATTGGTGGCAGTGTTTATAAGCTCCATGGATTACCTTGTTGCTGTTTAATGCAACGGATCTTGTGTTATGCTGAAATATGTGATCTTGAAGGTCACCTTCCAGGGTGGTATTGAGCTTCATTTGGGTAGGATAGAAGGACTTTTGAATTCCCTTTAGGTCTTGAAGGGAACTGAAGTCAGAGATATGACCGACCATCTGGCCTGTCGGGTGAAGTTGGGGTTAGTTTATTTGGAGAAACAATTAAAGAAACTGTGTTGAGCTTGGGGCCTACCCTAGGGTCTGGATAGTGGTTCTTACTTCTTATACACTGAAGATTGTCTCATTAGAGTGAGTGAGTTTTAGAGAGAGATATGGAATAGATGAGGGAAACTTGGTGAAAGAGTGCTAAGAGGAAAGAGGGGTCCCTATAGTTCCTCTTGGGGGCCTATTTGTACTTTTGTGGTAGCGTATGTTACATAGGTTCGGGTATGGGTGTCAAATGCAGGTGTGTGTCTAGGTGTCTGATCCTTCACAGCTCAAGCTAAAATCACTTTGAAGTCAATTATAAACAAAagataacattttctttttaaaaaaaaaaattttatttcttttttttatatatatataggcaaaGATGCAATAAAGAGTGTAT
This window contains:
- the LOC117909064 gene encoding uncharacterized protein LOC117909064; this encodes MAYTSSSCSSSFFLLLLLLTIFLSIFSHHHLHPSLFAEAADPALITGLCKNTKEPPVCQACLKNGPSDVPSLAKVATGCARVTIHSFYDLSSKMARSTPPGELKDVLDDCAMNSSLAADELDGLIDLIDSKDYRSAIDYIPSQVNHLVDYCFNNFYMHPKLTMPKQLYDAAANSDRDLNTISAILSTLVW
- the LOC117908736 gene encoding pentatricopeptide repeat-containing protein At1g06143; this translates as MVKELESVYASMIKANANQDCFLMNQFIAACSIFHRIDYAILAFTHMQEPNVFVYNAMIRALVQCYHPVQALDCYLDMVQAQVSPTSFTFSSLVKACSLVSELGFGEAVHGHIWKHGFDSHVFVQTALVDLYGNAGKIVEARRVFDEMSARDVFAWTTMISVHARTGDMSSARQLFDEMPERNTASWNAMIDGYSRLRNVESAELLFSQMPNRDIISWTTMIACYSQNKQYREALAVFNEMQTNGISPDEVTMATVISACAHLGALDLGKEIHLYAMEMGFDLDVYIGSALIDMYAKCGSLDKSLVVFFKLRKKNLFCWNSIIEGLAVHGYAEEALAMFSRMQREKIKPNGVTFISVLGACTHAGLVEEGRKRFLSMSRDFSIPPEIEHYGCMVDLLGKAGLLEDALELVRSMRMEPNSVIWGALLGGCKLHRNLKIAQVAVNELKVLEPNNSGYYTLLVNMYAEVNRWSEVANIRATMKELGVEKTSPGSSWIEMDRKIHQFAASDKSHLASDEIYTLLVELDGQLKLSGYVPELGSVPL